In Thermospira aquatica, the following proteins share a genomic window:
- a CDS encoding Mrp/NBP35 family ATP-binding protein, which produces MEQPSSQKVDNKITHVIGVMSGKGGVGKSTVSYLLSLALKLRGYRVGILDADLTGASMPRLFQLKKKKIKTEGEFLIPFETQQGIKLVSMNLLLPEEDKPLIWRAPLLNQAIMQFWEKVIWGELDFLVVDLPPGTADVVLTVMQKIPLSGLVVVTTPHDMVSMIVSKSVSMAQAMEVPILGIVENMSGVICPHCGNTIDFFPRDEKLSDMITLAKIPLNTKLASISTKGLSVSDEEIQNLLTTLVENTLKRLEEVKE; this is translated from the coding sequence ATGGAACAACCATCTTCACAAAAAGTTGATAATAAAATTACCCATGTGATCGGAGTGATGAGTGGAAAAGGTGGTGTTGGAAAATCAACGGTTAGCTACCTCCTCTCTCTTGCACTCAAACTGCGGGGATACCGTGTGGGTATTCTTGATGCTGATCTCACGGGGGCCAGTATGCCGCGTCTCTTTCAACTGAAAAAGAAAAAGATAAAAACAGAGGGTGAATTTCTTATTCCCTTTGAAACCCAACAGGGAATCAAACTTGTTTCCATGAATCTTCTTCTTCCAGAAGAAGATAAACCTCTCATCTGGCGTGCTCCTCTTCTTAACCAGGCTATCATGCAGTTTTGGGAAAAGGTCATATGGGGAGAACTTGATTTTCTTGTCGTGGATCTCCCTCCTGGAACAGCCGATGTCGTACTTACCGTCATGCAAAAAATTCCTCTTTCAGGACTCGTTGTTGTCACAACTCCCCACGATATGGTTTCTATGATTGTCTCTAAATCTGTTTCCATGGCCCAAGCTATGGAAGTCCCCATTCTCGGAATAGTGGAAAACATGTCGGGAGTCATATGTCCTCACTGTGGCAACACTATTGATTTCTTTCCACGGGATGAAAAGCTTTCTGATATGATTACCCTGGCAAAAATACCTCTCAACACAAAACTCGCCTCCATCTCGACAAAGGGATTAAGTGTTTCAGACGAAGAGATTCAAAATCTTCTCACAACCCTTGTGGAAAACACTCTTAAGCGTCTCGAGGAGGTGAAAGAATGA
- a CDS encoding GNAT family N-acetyltransferase — protein MIPIEHNPVLRRFSGSLNGKEYAVEYEYSKEGEVVITHTYVHPDLRGHGIAGKLLEKISFWAEEEKKRIIPLCSYAVVFYQRNKSFQHLLSDKSDLSSQGVCQISKKR, from the coding sequence ATGATTCCCATCGAACACAATCCCGTTTTAAGGCGTTTTTCTGGTTCTCTCAATGGTAAAGAATATGCGGTAGAGTACGAATATTCGAAAGAAGGGGAAGTTGTTATTACCCACACCTATGTTCATCCAGACCTTCGCGGTCATGGAATCGCTGGAAAACTCCTTGAAAAAATTTCCTTCTGGGCAGAAGAGGAAAAGAAACGTATTATTCCTCTTTGTTCTTACGCTGTGGTTTTCTATCAGAGGAATAAAAGTTTTCAACACCTTCTTTCTGACAAGAGTGATCTCTCGTCACAAGGAGTATGTCAAATATCCAAAAAGAGATAA
- a CDS encoding IS256 family transposase has product MEFLSTFFYEAMIRISSTFLFDATGEVLESMLKEEREIYLENNPPTKGNGFYERDLKTAFGELTAIRVPRTRDNGFKSALLPYRKRITEDLDALIRAMLISGMSTRKIAEVLKELYEIKISYANISRISQVGIEEIQKWRSRSLMEEYAVVFLDAMVFPIKRDRVENESIYVAIGITPEGRREILGYYLPGGMESAYNWREILLDIRERGVKQIHFIVSDGLSGMKNVITEIYPHAKYQPCVVHVMRNILAKVRVQHRNIIATEIKEVFHAKDKQEAEQLFMKFTQKWKNIYPNLMNNLLTIRENIFTYMELPEGIRSMVYTNNALERLFKELKRRLKTMEMCQSEASAEKYLYLLLRYQNEKFLKRKLKNWEYYFQLYREQHSYTKENIHSEVIL; this is encoded by the coding sequence ATGGAATTTTTGAGTACTTTTTTTTATGAGGCAATGATTCGAATTTCGAGTACTTTTTTATTTGACGCAACGGGGGAAGTATTAGAGAGTATGTTAAAAGAGGAAAGAGAGATTTACCTGGAAAACAATCCTCCCACAAAAGGCAATGGCTTTTACGAAAGGGATTTAAAGACAGCTTTTGGCGAGCTTACAGCCATACGTGTTCCAAGAACAAGGGATAATGGATTTAAAAGTGCCCTTCTTCCCTATCGCAAACGCATCACAGAAGACTTAGATGCATTAATCAGGGCTATGTTGATATCAGGAATGTCAACAAGGAAGATAGCAGAAGTTTTAAAAGAGCTTTATGAAATAAAGATTTCTTATGCTAACATCTCAAGGATAAGCCAGGTAGGCATAGAAGAGATTCAGAAGTGGCGTAGTCGCTCTCTCATGGAAGAATATGCCGTGGTATTTCTGGATGCTATGGTGTTTCCTATCAAGAGAGACAGGGTAGAAAATGAATCAATATATGTAGCTATAGGCATTACACCTGAGGGAAGACGGGAGATTTTAGGATACTACCTGCCAGGAGGCATGGAAAGTGCTTATAACTGGCGGGAAATTTTGCTAGATATAAGAGAAAGAGGTGTCAAACAGATTCATTTTATTGTCTCTGATGGCTTAAGTGGTATGAAAAACGTCATAACAGAGATATATCCCCACGCAAAGTATCAGCCCTGTGTAGTCCATGTCATGAGAAACATACTGGCTAAAGTGAGAGTTCAACACAGAAATATCATTGCCACTGAAATAAAAGAGGTATTTCATGCCAAAGACAAACAGGAGGCAGAACAATTGTTTATGAAATTTACACAAAAATGGAAAAATATCTATCCCAACTTAATGAATAACCTCTTGACAATAAGAGAGAATATATTCACTTACATGGAATTACCTGAAGGAATACGAAGCATGGTGTATACAAACAATGCCCTGGAAAGACTCTTTAAAGAACTTAAAAGGAGATTAAAAACAATGGAAATGTGTCAAAGCGAGGCTTCAGCTGAGAAATATCTTTACCTGTTATTAAGATACCAAAATGAGAAGTTCTTAAAAAGAAAGTTAAAAAATTGGGAGTATTACTTTCAACTCTATCGTGAGCAACACTCATACACCAAAGAAAATATTCACAGCGAGGTTATCCTATGA